In one window of Nodosilinea sp. PGN35 DNA:
- a CDS encoding glycosyltransferase family 2 protein → MVDVLPQKIIHIALESDVPKLYPDKTYPVFYVVFWWYGIPLGHVKISRSQLPLSVNELKQLAVCTIAPVIAAYLQESNLFLLKRPNLTVQDHFDADKVLRQWEKPFLIWREEHSAPAAASVSVVICTRDRPEYIQQCLRSLQTLSEPPDEIVVVDNAPSSDATRRIVAQIPKVKYVLEPQPGLDFARNAGIRHSSSEVIAYTDDDVKVHSDWVLQLRRAFQNPEVMAVTGLVLAAELETKSQYIFESHWSFNRGYQPLTYDKSYFQKYASVGVPAWRIGAGANMAFRRSLFETAGIFDERLDVGAAGCSGDSEMWYRVLAEGLKCRYEPTAVVYHFHRRDMEGLHRQIFYYMRGHVAELLIRFERYRHWGNLVRLALLPIYFSYLLLLGWSKAPYRYSTIFSEIKGCLSGFKFYFSHSN, encoded by the coding sequence ATGGTTGATGTGCTGCCCCAAAAAATAATTCACATTGCGCTGGAGTCTGATGTTCCCAAGTTATATCCAGACAAAACTTATCCAGTGTTCTACGTGGTTTTTTGGTGGTATGGCATTCCCCTTGGTCATGTCAAGATTAGCCGATCTCAGTTGCCGTTGTCAGTGAATGAGTTAAAACAACTGGCTGTATGTACTATTGCCCCGGTAATTGCTGCCTATTTACAGGAGTCTAATCTTTTCTTACTAAAAAGACCTAACTTGACTGTTCAAGACCATTTTGATGCAGACAAGGTGCTGCGTCAGTGGGAGAAGCCCTTTTTAATCTGGAGGGAAGAGCATTCAGCCCCAGCAGCAGCTTCTGTTTCGGTTGTTATTTGTACACGCGATCGTCCCGAGTATATCCAACAGTGCTTGCGGTCACTTCAAACCCTATCAGAGCCACCCGATGAGATTGTAGTGGTGGATAATGCTCCTAGCTCTGATGCGACTCGGCGCATCGTGGCACAAATACCGAAAGTCAAGTATGTGTTAGAACCACAGCCTGGCTTAGATTTTGCCCGCAATGCCGGCATTCGTCACAGTAGTAGCGAAGTGATTGCCTATACAGATGACGATGTGAAGGTTCATTCAGACTGGGTATTACAGCTTCGAAGAGCATTTCAGAACCCTGAAGTAATGGCAGTAACTGGATTAGTTCTGGCGGCAGAGCTAGAGACAAAATCCCAATATATCTTTGAAAGCCATTGGAGTTTTAACCGGGGATATCAACCATTAACCTACGACAAATCGTATTTTCAAAAATACGCATCTGTCGGCGTTCCGGCATGGCGAATTGGAGCGGGTGCAAATATGGCGTTTCGGCGATCGCTATTTGAGACAGCTGGGATATTTGATGAGCGTTTAGATGTTGGTGCCGCTGGCTGTAGCGGAGACTCCGAAATGTGGTACAGAGTTTTGGCAGAAGGGCTAAAGTGTCGCTACGAACCAACTGCTGTAGTCTATCATTTCCACCGCCGAGATATGGAGGGTTTACACAGACAAATTTTTTACTATATGCGAGGGCATGTAGCCGAACTCTTGATTCGATTTGAGCGCTATAGACATTGGGGAAATTTAGTTCGCCTAGCTCTGTTGCCTATCTACTTTTCCTACCTTCTCTTGCTCGGATGGTCTAAAGCCCCGTATCGGTACAGTACGATTTTTTCAGAGATTAAAGGCTGCCTGTCGGGAT